The Alphaproteobacteria bacterium genome contains a region encoding:
- a CDS encoding NAD(P)/FAD-dependent oxidoreductase, whose amino-acid sequence MSKDYHSTDVVIIGAGPVGLFTVFQAGMLKMRCHVVDTLEMIGGQCTALYPEKPIYDIPGYPAIEAQELINQLETQAEAFSPTYHLNQQVIKLQKLQSGEWEVTTSTHTVIRCNAVIIAAGCGAFGPNRPPLQDLEHYEGSSIFYMVRRKEEFRDKNVVIAGGGDSAVDWALSLADIAKKLYVVHRRPKFRAAPESCAQLDALAQAGKIEMVIPYQLSGLRGEGSQLTGVEVATLQGEKRMLDADILLPFFGLAMELGPIADWGLELEKGHILVDSATLETNASGIFAIGDIAHYPKKLKLILCGFSEAAMACHAIYPLVHPGEVLHFEYSTTKGVP is encoded by the coding sequence ATGTCAAAAGATTACCATTCGACAGATGTCGTTATCATAGGTGCAGGCCCTGTGGGTCTGTTTACGGTATTTCAGGCTGGAATGCTCAAAATGCGCTGCCATGTGGTAGATACGCTTGAGATGATTGGCGGGCAATGTACCGCTCTTTATCCTGAAAAACCTATTTATGACATTCCAGGCTATCCGGCCATTGAAGCGCAAGAGCTAATTAATCAACTCGAAACGCAAGCCGAAGCGTTTAGCCCTACTTATCACCTGAATCAGCAAGTAATTAAGCTACAAAAGCTGCAAAGCGGTGAATGGGAAGTTACCACTTCGACTCACACAGTCATTCGCTGTAATGCTGTGATTATTGCTGCCGGATGTGGTGCGTTTGGCCCAAACCGCCCACCATTGCAAGATTTAGAGCATTATGAAGGCAGTAGCATATTTTATATGGTGCGTCGAAAAGAAGAGTTTAGAGATAAAAACGTAGTCATCGCTGGCGGAGGCGATTCTGCGGTAGATTGGGCACTGTCACTCGCAGATATTGCAAAAAAGCTCTATGTTGTGCATCGTCGGCCTAAATTCCGCGCCGCGCCCGAAAGCTGTGCGCAATTAGATGCGTTAGCCCAAGCAGGCAAAATTGAAATGGTTATTCCCTATCAACTTTCCGGCCTGCGAGGAGAAGGTAGCCAGCTTACTGGCGTTGAAGTTGCTACGCTGCAAGGCGAAAAGCGCATGCTTGATGCCGATATATTATTACCATTTTTTGGCTTGGCTATGGAGCTAGGCCCTATCGCAGATTGGGGCTTAGAGTTAGAAAAGGGGCATATTCTAGTAGATTCTGCCACATTAGAAACCAATGCTTCAGGCATTTTTGCTATTGGTGATATTGCCCATTACCCCAAAAAGCTTAAATTGATTCTTTGTGGCTTTAGCGAAGCTGCAATGGCGTGTCATGCTATTTACCCCCTTGTCCACCCCGGAGAAGTACTACATTTTGAATATTCCACCACTAAAGGCGTGCCATAA